The sequence GACTGAAGCTCCCTTCGACCCGTGAGTTGGCCTCCCGGCTCGTTGTATCGCGAAACATCATTCTGGAAGCGTATGAGCTGCTGCTGGCGGAAGGTTTTATCGTCTCACGTTCCGGATCGGGCACGTACGTCGCGGAAGGCGCGGTTATGCCACAGGCGCTTTCTCCACCTATGCCTTCATCCGAAGCAAGCGGAGGCCCGTTCCCTGCCGGTCCGCAAATCAAGGCAGCGGAAACGGGCAGCGAGATCATTTCCTTTAAGACGGGCATGCCTGATCTAGACTTGTTCCCCCGAAAAACCTGGGGAGATTTACTGCGGAACGCCTCCCGGGATGCGGCAACCTCTTCCCTGGGCTATGGGGACCCCGCCGGTGAACCACGTCTTAGGTCCGTCTTGTCCGGTTATCTCGCGAACACGCGGGGCGTAACCGCCAGACCGGAGCAGCTTGTTATTACAGGCGGAGCCGTTCAAGCGATACAGCTCGCCGCCAGACTGCTTCTCTCATCAGGTGACGCGGCCCTGGCAGAAGAGCCGACAAATGCCGAACTGAAAACCATTTTGTCGTCCACGGGCGCTACGGTGCACTCCCTTCCGGTCGATGATTCCGGCCTTGTCACCAGCAGCCTGCCGAAGCAGCGCCCGCCCAAGCTGATTTATGTTACGCCGTCCCATCAATTTCCGCTCGGAGGCATCCTGCCCATACAGCGGCGAATTGAGCTTATCCGCTATGCCCAGGAAACCGGCAGCTTGATCATAGAAGACGACTACGACAGCGAGTTCAGATACGACGGCGCTCCCGTTCATTCGCTGCAAAGCCTTGCCCCGGAGAAGGTGTTCTATGTCGGAACCTTCAGCAAAGTGATGTTTCCAGCTTTGCGGATCGGCTACGTTGTTCTCCCCTCGCCCTTCATTGAAGATTTCGTCCATCTGAAGCGGTTGTCCGATTACCAGACACCGGGCCTTACGCAGCTCTCGCTGGCGCAATTTATTGAGCAAAAAGGATTGTATTCCCATATTTACAAAATGAAAAAAGTGTACCGGCGGCGTCGGGATATTTTGCTGGAAAGTCTGAGCCGCCATTTCGGCGGGCAATTCCGCATATGCGGCCGCGCGGCCGGACTGCACCTGACAGCGGAATTTTCCTTTCCGCTGCCGGAAAATTTACCGGAGTTTTTTGAACAGGAGTCCTTATATGCGGAAGTCCTTGAAGGCGGGCGGCTCTTGCTGGGCTTCGGCCATCTGGATGAACAAAAAATCCAGGAAGGTGTCCGGCGGATCAAGCGCGCAATGGAACGAGGATGAGGAAAAGCCGATGTTCAAACAGTGAGAGTCTCAAAAAAACTACT is a genomic window of Paenibacillus durus ATCC 35681 containing:
- a CDS encoding PLP-dependent aminotransferase family protein; this encodes MWITVDKHSSVPMFRQVYLSLRSRILSGELTAGLKLPSTRELASRLVVSRNIILEAYELLLAEGFIVSRSGSGTYVAEGAVMPQALSPPMPSSEASGGPFPAGPQIKAAETGSEIISFKTGMPDLDLFPRKTWGDLLRNASRDAATSSLGYGDPAGEPRLRSVLSGYLANTRGVTARPEQLVITGGAVQAIQLAARLLLSSGDAALAEEPTNAELKTILSSTGATVHSLPVDDSGLVTSSLPKQRPPKLIYVTPSHQFPLGGILPIQRRIELIRYAQETGSLIIEDDYDSEFRYDGAPVHSLQSLAPEKVFYVGTFSKVMFPALRIGYVVLPSPFIEDFVHLKRLSDYQTPGLTQLSLAQFIEQKGLYSHIYKMKKVYRRRRDILLESLSRHFGGQFRICGRAAGLHLTAEFSFPLPENLPEFFEQESLYAEVLEGGRLLLGFGHLDEQKIQEGVRRIKRAMERG